In Pseudomonas oryzihabitans, the DNA window CTGGGCCCACTCGGCAGGCTGCTGGGCAACCACCTTCAACTCGGGAAACTTGGTCAGGCCTTCGGAAAAGCCCTTGGCGCGATCGTTTTCCGGCGTGGTGCCGATCTGGCCCTGAAGGATGGCTACGCGGCCCTTGCCTTCGGTGACCTTGCCGACGTATTCGGCCAGGGTGCGGGCGGCGGCGACGCTGTCGCTGGCGATGAAGGTGTCACCGGGGGCGTCGGGGGCATTGCGGTCCACTGCCACCACCGGGATGCCGGCGGCCTTGGCCGCCTTGACCGGGACGCCGGCGGCGGTGGCGCCGGCCGGAATGTAGATCAGGGCGTCTACCTGGCGGGTGATCAGGTCCTGGATCTGGTTGACCTGGGTCGCCGAGTTGCCCTGGGCGTCCACGGTGATCACCTTGATGCCCTTGGCCTTGCCCTCGGCTTCGACGGCCTGCTTGATCTGGTTGAAGAAGTCGGCCTGCAGGTTGGCCACGGCCAGGCCCACGGTGAGTTCCTTGGCCTGGGCATTGAGGGCACCGGCGCAGGTCATGGCGGCGAACAGGGTACCGAGCAACAGCTTCTTGGGGGTCAGCATGGATTGCACTCCGTTGTTATTGTTGTACTGCGGTGTCTACGCGAAGCAGAGCTAACTCAGCGCTGCCCGTTACGGCGGCGCAAGGTGTCCAGGGTGACGGCCAGGGCGATGACGATGCCGATGATCACCTGCTGCACGAAGGGCGAGACCCCTAGCAGATTCAGGCCATTGCGCAGCACGCCGATGATGAGCACGCCCACCAGGGTGCCGCCGACGCTGCCCACGCCGCCGCTGAGGCTGGCGCCGCCGATCACCACCGCGGCGATGGCATCCAGCTCCATGGACAGGCCGGCGCTGGGCTGGGACGAATCCAGCCGCGCGGCCATGGCCACCGCGGCCAGCCCGGCCAGGGCACCGCTCAGGGCATAGATCCAGATGGTGAGGGTGCGTACCTTGATGCCCGACAACCGTGCCACCTCGGCGCTGCCGCCCATGGCATAGAGGTTGCGGCCACCGGCGCGAAAGCGCAGGAAGACCCAAGCCACCAGCAGCATCAGCAGAAACAGCCCGACGGTGACCGAGAGGAAGCCGAAGTGCCGCACCGTGGCCAGGTTGGTGAACCAGTCCGGGAAGCCGACGATCTGGCGGCCGTCGGTAAGGATGTTGGCCAGGCCCCGAGCCACCGACATCATGGTCAGGGTGGCGATGAAGGCGGGCAGCCGTGCCTTGGCGATCAACAATCCTGATACCAGGCCGCATACCAGGCCGCCGAGGATGGCAGCAGGAATCGCCAGGCCAAGCGACCAGCCCATGTCCTGATAGAGCCAACCGAGCAGCATCATGGCGAAGGCCAGGACCGAGCCGACCGAGAGGTCGATGCCGCCGATGACGATGACCAGGGTCATGCCGATGGCCAGGATGCCGAGCACGGTTACCTGGTCGAGGATGTTGAGGGCGTTGCGCAGGGAGAAGAAGTACTCCGAGGTAAAGGAGAACACGGCGATCAGCAGCGCCAGGCCGATCAGCGGACCACCGACGTTGCGCGGCAGGCGCAGTGCCAGGCGGGCCAAGGGCTTGGCGGGTGGCGAGGCGGTCGGGGCTTTGGCGTCCACGAGCTTCTCCTGGGGTTATTGTTCTTGTGTATGGCTCGCTTGAATATTTATGCGTGCCTGATTTTTAATTCAGACTCCCCCTGTTCTGGGTGGAAGTCAAGCGGCTTTTCATTGCCACTTTCTTAACGCGATGGCCTCGGCAATCCCGCATACAGCCGCGCATCCTATCCGCTCCGCCCGGCGATAACGTCGCTCCGTCGCTATTGACGGCCCCCTGGATTGGGGTCTAAATGATAAATATATTTTCAGTGACGAATAAATATTCATAAGACGCCCACTGAAACCTTGGCAGGCGTCTGCTCTATCGCAGCTTCGGATACCCGAGGGGGTCGCCTGATGAATCCGTTCCAGTACGACGTCGCGCAGATTCGCGAAAAGGCCCGGCTGATCCGCCGGCGCGTCATCCAGCTCAACGCCGCCTCGCCGGCCGGCGGCCATACCGGGGCCGACCTGTCGGAGACCGACATCCTCGCCACTCTCTATTTCCGGTTGCTCGACGTCGCCCCGGAACGCCTCGCCGATCCTCAGCGTGACATCTACATCCAGAGCAAGGGCCACGGCGTCGGCGGCCTCTACTGCTGCCTGGCCGAAGCCGGCTACTTTCCGCCGGAATGGCTCGACACCTATCAGCATTTCGACTCCCACCTGCCGGGTCATCCGGTGCGGCAGAAGACCCCCGGTATCGAACTCAACACCGGCGCCCTGGGCCATGGCCTGCCGGTGGCTACCGGTATCGCCCTGGCTGCCCAGCGCGACGGCAGTCCGCGCCGTGTCTATGTGCTGACCGGCGATGGCGAGCTGGGCGAGGGCTCCAACTGGGAGTCGGCACTGACCGCCGCCAAGTACCGGCTGGACAACCTGACGGTGATCGTCGACCACAACCGTCTGCAACTGGCCGGCCCTACCGCGGAGATCCTGCCGCTGGAACCGCTGCCCGAGAAGTGGCGCGCCTTCGGCTTCCATGTGGTCGAGTGCGACGGCAATGACGTCGCCCAGCTGGTGGAGACCCTGGAGACCCTGCGCGAACACCGCGGCCAGCCCCAGGTGCTGATCGCCAATACCGTCAAAGGCAAGGGGGTTTCCTTCATCGAGGGCAAACCCGAATGGCACCACCGGGTGCCCAAGGGCGACGAAATCGCCGCTGCACTGGAGGAGCTCGACCATGGCCACTGATACCCAGACCCCGGGCGAAGCCCATCTCGCCAGCGTCATGGTCGAGGCTTTCATCGCCGCGGTGGACGCTGGCGTCGACCTGGTGCCGGTGGTGAGCGATTCCACCTCCACGGCCAAGATCGGCCCCTTCGTCAAACGCTTCCCCGAGCGCCTGGTCAACGTCGGCATCGCCGAGCAGACCCTGGTCGGGGTGGCGGCTGGCCTGGGCCTGGCCGGCAAGGTGGCGGTGACCTGCAACGCCGCGCCCTTCCTGATCTCCCGCGCCAACGAGCAGGTCAAGGTGGACGTCTGCTACAACAGGTCCAACGTCAAGATGTTCGGCCTCAACGCCGGGGCCAGCTACGGTCCCCTGGCCAGCACCCATCACAGCCTCGACGACATCGCCGTGATGCGCGGCTTCGGCAACGTGGAAATCTATGCCCCGGCCGACGGCGCCGAGTGCCGGCAGATCGTCGAGCACGCCCTGGCCCACGACGGTCCGGTCTATATCCGCCTGGATGGCAAGGCGCTGCCCGACCTGCACGGTCCCGACTATCGCTTCGTCCCCGGTCAGGTGGATGTCTTGCTACCCGGGCATGACGTCAGTCTGGTGGCCCTAGGCTCGGTGGTCCACGAGGCGGTGGAGGCCGCCCGGTTGCTGGCCGAGCAGGGCATCAGCGCTCAGGTGATCAACCTGTCGTCGATCCGTCCGCTGCGGCGCGAGGCGCTGCTCGAAGCCCTCTGCGCCACTCGCACGGGCGTCGTCACGGTGGAAGAGCACAATGCCAACGGCGGGGTGGGCAGCCTGGTGGCCGAGGTCATGGCCGAGGCCGCCCTGGGCGTGCCGCTGATCCGCCTGGGCATCGCCGATGGCGAGTATGCTGCCGCCGGGGCTCGCGGGCCGACCCGCGCCAAACATGGCATCGATGCCGCCGGCATCGTTGCGGCGGTGCAGCGCCTGAGCTGAACCTCAGGCGTGCGGAACTAGAAGAACAACAGGAGCTGCCATGGCCGCCGAGCCGCTGATCCTCGCCCTCGACGAGGGCACCACCAATGCCAAGGCGATCCTGGTGGATCGTGCCGGTCGGGTCGTGGCCCGCGGTTCCCGGCCGCTCACGGTCCAGCATCCGCAGGCGGGTTATGCCGAGCAGGATCCCCTGGCCATCTGGCAGGCCCTGCAGGGTGCCATCGGTGACTGCCTGGCCCAGGTGGACGCACCCCTGGCGGCCATCGCCATCAGCAACCAGCGCGAATCCGCCCTGGCCTGGGAGCGCCGTAGCGGCCAGTTGCTCGGTCCGCTGGTGAGCTGGCAGTGCAAGAGATCCCAGCCGCAGTGCGAGGCCCTGCATGCTGCCGGTCACGGCGAGGCGATCCTGCAGCGCAGCGGTCTGGCGCTGGACCCGATGTTTTCCGCCGGCAAGTGGCGCTGGCTACTCGATCAGATCCCTGACGGCACGGCCCGCGCCGCCGCGGGCGAAATCTGCCTGGGCACCGTGGACAGCTGGCTGCTCTGGCAACTCAGCGGTGGCACGAGCTTTCTCATCGACGCGGCTAACGCGGCCCGTACCCAGTTGCTCGACCTGCGGGGCGGCGACTGGGACCCGCAGCTGCTGAGCCTCTTCGACATTCCCCGGGCGGCGCTGCCGGAGATCCGACCCAGTGCCGGCTACTTTGGCGAGACGCGCGCCCAGGGCCCCCTGCCAGCCGGTCTGCCGATCCTGGCGATGATCGGCGATTCCCATGCGGCCCTGTTCGGCCAGGGCGGTTTCGTCCCAGGCAAGGTCAAGGCCACCCTGGGTACGGGTTCTTCGCTGATGACACCCATCGCCGAGCCGGTGGTGTCTGCCCATGGCCTGGCCACCACCCTGGCCTGGCGCCTGGGGGATACTCCGACCTTTGCCTTGGAAGGCAACATCGTCCACACCGGCGCCGCGGTCGGCTGGACGGCTCGCCTGGTGGGCAGTGCAGGGGACCTGGATGTGCTGGCCGCCGAAGCCGCGGCGCTGCCGGACAACGGTGGCGTCTACTTCGTCCCGGCCCTGGGTGGCCTTGGCGCCCCGCACTGGCGGGCCGAAGCGCGTGGACTGTTCTGCGGTCTGGGTGAGAACTGCGGGCGGGCGCACCTGATGCGCGCGGCTCTGGAAGCCATCGCCTACCAGATCCGCGATGTCTTCGACGCCATGCAGCAGGACAGTCCGACGCCCCTGGAAGAACTCTGGGTGGATGGCGGCGCCACGCGCAACGAATGGCTGCTGCAGTTCCAGGCCGATCTTCTGCAACGTCCGGTGATCTGTAGCCTGTCGCCGGAGGTCTCGGCGCTGGGCGCCGCTCATCTGGCCGGTCATGCCCTCGGCTGGTGGCAGGACGCCGCGGCACTAGGGGATCTGGAGCGCCCGCG includes these proteins:
- a CDS encoding transketolase family protein — encoded protein: MATDTQTPGEAHLASVMVEAFIAAVDAGVDLVPVVSDSTSTAKIGPFVKRFPERLVNVGIAEQTLVGVAAGLGLAGKVAVTCNAAPFLISRANEQVKVDVCYNRSNVKMFGLNAGASYGPLASTHHSLDDIAVMRGFGNVEIYAPADGAECRQIVEHALAHDGPVYIRLDGKALPDLHGPDYRFVPGQVDVLLPGHDVSLVALGSVVHEAVEAARLLAEQGISAQVINLSSIRPLRREALLEALCATRTGVVTVEEHNANGGVGSLVAEVMAEAALGVPLIRLGIADGEYAAAGARGPTRAKHGIDAAGIVAAVQRLS
- a CDS encoding sugar ABC transporter substrate-binding protein, with protein sequence MLTPKKLLLGTLFAAMTCAGALNAQAKELTVGLAVANLQADFFNQIKQAVEAEGKAKGIKVITVDAQGNSATQVNQIQDLITRQVDALIYIPAGATAAGVPVKAAKAAGIPVVAVDRNAPDAPGDTFIASDSVAAARTLAEYVGKVTEGKGRVAILQGQIGTTPENDRAKGFSEGLTKFPELKVVAQQPAEWAQDKGFAVAQDMLQRDPNINVFFGRADAMALGAAQAVKVANLDHPVTIVGFDGDVAGLKAVAAGTLSATMTQQTRKMGRMALESAVALKEGKQLPKEQLQEAILTTKDNVAPFIENHP
- a CDS encoding transketolase; translated protein: MNPFQYDVAQIREKARLIRRRVIQLNAASPAGGHTGADLSETDILATLYFRLLDVAPERLADPQRDIYIQSKGHGVGGLYCCLAEAGYFPPEWLDTYQHFDSHLPGHPVRQKTPGIELNTGALGHGLPVATGIALAAQRDGSPRRVYVLTGDGELGEGSNWESALTAAKYRLDNLTVIVDHNRLQLAGPTAEILPLEPLPEKWRAFGFHVVECDGNDVAQLVETLETLREHRGQPQVLIANTVKGKGVSFIEGKPEWHHRVPKGDEIAAALEELDHGH
- a CDS encoding ABC transporter permease — translated: MDAKAPTASPPAKPLARLALRLPRNVGGPLIGLALLIAVFSFTSEYFFSLRNALNILDQVTVLGILAIGMTLVIVIGGIDLSVGSVLAFAMMLLGWLYQDMGWSLGLAIPAAILGGLVCGLVSGLLIAKARLPAFIATLTMMSVARGLANILTDGRQIVGFPDWFTNLATVRHFGFLSVTVGLFLLMLLVAWVFLRFRAGGRNLYAMGGSAEVARLSGIKVRTLTIWIYALSGALAGLAAVAMAARLDSSQPSAGLSMELDAIAAVVIGGASLSGGVGSVGGTLVGVLIIGVLRNGLNLLGVSPFVQQVIIGIVIALAVTLDTLRRRNGQR
- a CDS encoding FGGY family carbohydrate kinase, whose amino-acid sequence is MAAEPLILALDEGTTNAKAILVDRAGRVVARGSRPLTVQHPQAGYAEQDPLAIWQALQGAIGDCLAQVDAPLAAIAISNQRESALAWERRSGQLLGPLVSWQCKRSQPQCEALHAAGHGEAILQRSGLALDPMFSAGKWRWLLDQIPDGTARAAAGEICLGTVDSWLLWQLSGGTSFLIDAANAARTQLLDLRGGDWDPQLLSLFDIPRAALPEIRPSAGYFGETRAQGPLPAGLPILAMIGDSHAALFGQGGFVPGKVKATLGTGSSLMTPIAEPVVSAHGLATTLAWRLGDTPTFALEGNIVHTGAAVGWTARLVGSAGDLDVLAAEAAALPDNGGVYFVPALGGLGAPHWRAEARGLFCGLGENCGRAHLMRAALEAIAYQIRDVFDAMQQDSPTPLEELWVDGGATRNEWLLQFQADLLQRPVICSLSPEVSALGAAHLAGHALGWWQDAAALGDLERPRRRYEPRANAVPELYAGWRQALARTLL